The following are from one region of the Oreochromis aureus strain Israel breed Guangdong linkage group 1, ZZ_aureus, whole genome shotgun sequence genome:
- the LOC120443130 gene encoding N-acetyllactosaminide alpha-1,3-galactosyltransferase-like isoform X2: protein MRQLFFPTTRSLRNANEMPKLPMTSKPEARCNINLDDTLNFGARPLVQTFTSWKAPIIWEGMFDSILYDQRHADKNSSVALTVFAVGRYLDAYLKTFLTSAEQHFMLGLPVTYYVFTDSPEKVPNITLVSRRNINIVQVEKHTRWQDISMMRMRTISETIESEIRHKFRYVFCFDVDQEFKGRFGSETLGDSVALLHAHYYKLPKAQFTYDRNPKSKAFMETGDFYYHAAVFGGLWQNVKHLVDACYLGIIEDKLNNVEAQWHDESHLNKYFWIHKPSKLLSPEYCWDQSIWDKRDILVTRLVWAPKHYETLRSG, encoded by the exons atGAGACAGCTGTTTTTTCCAACTACGAG ATCTTTAAGAAATGCTAACGAGATGCCGAAACTGCCAATGACTAGTAAACCAGAAGCAAGATGCAACATTAATTTGGATGACACACTTAATTTCGG GGCCAGACCATTGGTTCAGACATTCACATCCTGGAAAGCTCCTATCATCTGGGAGGGGATGTTTGACTCCATTCTTTATGACCAAAGGCACGCTGACAAAAATTCATCTGTGGCTCTTACTGTGTTTGCTGTGGGAAG GTACCTGGATGCCTACCTCAAGACTTTCCTCACCTCAGCAGAACAACATTTTATGTTGGGATTACCAGTGACGTATTACGTGTTCACAGATTCACCAGAGAAAGTACCAAACATAACACTCGTTTCTCGGCGAAACATAAACATTGTCCAAGTGGAAAAGCACACCAGGTGGCAGGACATCTCTATGATGCGAATGAGAACAATATCAGAAACAATAGAGTCAGAGATTCGTCACAAATTTCGTTATGTCTTCTGTTTTGATGTGGATCAGGAGTTTAAGGGGAGATTTGGGTCTGAGACACTGGGTGATTCTGTGGCATTGCTCCATGCCCACTATTATAAATTACCAAAAGCCCAGTTTACCTACGACAGAAACCCCAAATCTAAAGCCTTCATGGAAACTGGAGATTTTTACTACCATGCTGCTGTCTTTGGAGGACTGTGGCAAAATGTAAAGCATTTGGTTGATGCCTGTTACCTGGGCATCATAGAGGATAAACTAAATAATGTGGAAGCTCAGTGGCATGATGAGAGCCATCTAAACAAGTACTTTTGGATTCATAAACCAAGCAAGCTGCTGTCTCCAGAGTACTGCTGGGACCAGAGCATTTGGGACAAGCGTGATATACTTGTCACCCGTCTAGTGTGGGCACCAAAACATTATGAAACACTTCGTAGTGGGTAG
- the LOC120443130 gene encoding N-acetyllactosaminide alpha-1,3-galactosyltransferase-like isoform X1, which translates to MRQLFFPTTRAKYSAIFCCLLLVMVGFTSLYLRSLRNANEMPKLPMTSKPEARCNINLDDTLNFGARPLVQTFTSWKAPIIWEGMFDSILYDQRHADKNSSVALTVFAVGRYLDAYLKTFLTSAEQHFMLGLPVTYYVFTDSPEKVPNITLVSRRNINIVQVEKHTRWQDISMMRMRTISETIESEIRHKFRYVFCFDVDQEFKGRFGSETLGDSVALLHAHYYKLPKAQFTYDRNPKSKAFMETGDFYYHAAVFGGLWQNVKHLVDACYLGIIEDKLNNVEAQWHDESHLNKYFWIHKPSKLLSPEYCWDQSIWDKRDILVTRLVWAPKHYETLRSG; encoded by the exons atGAGACAGCTGTTTTTTCCAACTACGAG ggcaaaatattctgcaatctTCTGCTGTCTGCTGTTGGTTATGGTTGGTTTTACTTCCTTATATTTAAG ATCTTTAAGAAATGCTAACGAGATGCCGAAACTGCCAATGACTAGTAAACCAGAAGCAAGATGCAACATTAATTTGGATGACACACTTAATTTCGG GGCCAGACCATTGGTTCAGACATTCACATCCTGGAAAGCTCCTATCATCTGGGAGGGGATGTTTGACTCCATTCTTTATGACCAAAGGCACGCTGACAAAAATTCATCTGTGGCTCTTACTGTGTTTGCTGTGGGAAG GTACCTGGATGCCTACCTCAAGACTTTCCTCACCTCAGCAGAACAACATTTTATGTTGGGATTACCAGTGACGTATTACGTGTTCACAGATTCACCAGAGAAAGTACCAAACATAACACTCGTTTCTCGGCGAAACATAAACATTGTCCAAGTGGAAAAGCACACCAGGTGGCAGGACATCTCTATGATGCGAATGAGAACAATATCAGAAACAATAGAGTCAGAGATTCGTCACAAATTTCGTTATGTCTTCTGTTTTGATGTGGATCAGGAGTTTAAGGGGAGATTTGGGTCTGAGACACTGGGTGATTCTGTGGCATTGCTCCATGCCCACTATTATAAATTACCAAAAGCCCAGTTTACCTACGACAGAAACCCCAAATCTAAAGCCTTCATGGAAACTGGAGATTTTTACTACCATGCTGCTGTCTTTGGAGGACTGTGGCAAAATGTAAAGCATTTGGTTGATGCCTGTTACCTGGGCATCATAGAGGATAAACTAAATAATGTGGAAGCTCAGTGGCATGATGAGAGCCATCTAAACAAGTACTTTTGGATTCATAAACCAAGCAAGCTGCTGTCTCCAGAGTACTGCTGGGACCAGAGCATTTGGGACAAGCGTGATATACTTGTCACCCGTCTAGTGTGGGCACCAAAACATTATGAAACACTTCGTAGTGGGTAG
- the LOC120443130 gene encoding N-acetyllactosaminide alpha-1,3-galactosyltransferase-like isoform X3, whose translation MPKLPMTSKPEARCNINLDDTLNFGARPLVQTFTSWKAPIIWEGMFDSILYDQRHADKNSSVALTVFAVGRYLDAYLKTFLTSAEQHFMLGLPVTYYVFTDSPEKVPNITLVSRRNINIVQVEKHTRWQDISMMRMRTISETIESEIRHKFRYVFCFDVDQEFKGRFGSETLGDSVALLHAHYYKLPKAQFTYDRNPKSKAFMETGDFYYHAAVFGGLWQNVKHLVDACYLGIIEDKLNNVEAQWHDESHLNKYFWIHKPSKLLSPEYCWDQSIWDKRDILVTRLVWAPKHYETLRSG comes from the exons ATGCCGAAACTGCCAATGACTAGTAAACCAGAAGCAAGATGCAACATTAATTTGGATGACACACTTAATTTCGG GGCCAGACCATTGGTTCAGACATTCACATCCTGGAAAGCTCCTATCATCTGGGAGGGGATGTTTGACTCCATTCTTTATGACCAAAGGCACGCTGACAAAAATTCATCTGTGGCTCTTACTGTGTTTGCTGTGGGAAG GTACCTGGATGCCTACCTCAAGACTTTCCTCACCTCAGCAGAACAACATTTTATGTTGGGATTACCAGTGACGTATTACGTGTTCACAGATTCACCAGAGAAAGTACCAAACATAACACTCGTTTCTCGGCGAAACATAAACATTGTCCAAGTGGAAAAGCACACCAGGTGGCAGGACATCTCTATGATGCGAATGAGAACAATATCAGAAACAATAGAGTCAGAGATTCGTCACAAATTTCGTTATGTCTTCTGTTTTGATGTGGATCAGGAGTTTAAGGGGAGATTTGGGTCTGAGACACTGGGTGATTCTGTGGCATTGCTCCATGCCCACTATTATAAATTACCAAAAGCCCAGTTTACCTACGACAGAAACCCCAAATCTAAAGCCTTCATGGAAACTGGAGATTTTTACTACCATGCTGCTGTCTTTGGAGGACTGTGGCAAAATGTAAAGCATTTGGTTGATGCCTGTTACCTGGGCATCATAGAGGATAAACTAAATAATGTGGAAGCTCAGTGGCATGATGAGAGCCATCTAAACAAGTACTTTTGGATTCATAAACCAAGCAAGCTGCTGTCTCCAGAGTACTGCTGGGACCAGAGCATTTGGGACAAGCGTGATATACTTGTCACCCGTCTAGTGTGGGCACCAAAACATTATGAAACACTTCGTAGTGGGTAG
- the LOC116323213 gene encoding N-acetyllactosaminide alpha-1,3-galactosyltransferase-like, translating to MPCTPQLSLTLFADRSMSCVHGKEGTVRTSVQTSTSWKAPIIWDGMFDPNLYDQRHTEEKSSVALTVFAVGRYLDAYLKTFLTSAEQHFMVGLPVTYYVFTDSPEKVPNITLGSHRNIKVIPVEKHTRWQDISMMRMRTISEAIESEIRHRFCYVFCFDVDQEFKGRFGSEALGDSVALLHAHFYKLPQAQFTYDRNPKSKAFMETGDFYYHAAIFGGLWQNVKDLVDACYLGIIEDKLNNVEALWHDESHLNKYFWIHKPSKLLSPEYCWDQSIWGKQDILVTRLVWAPKHYDTLRSG from the exons atgccctgtaccccacAGTTAAGCCTAACCCTATTCGCCGATAGGTCAATGTCGTGCGTCCACGGCAAGGAGGGAAC GGTCAGAACATCAGTTCAGACATCCACATCTTGGAAAGCTCCTATCATATGGGATGGGATGTTCGACCCCAATCTTTACGATCAAAGGCACACTGAAGAAAAGTCATCTGTGGCCCTCACAGTGTTTGCTGTGGGAAG GTACCTGGATGCCTACCTCAAGACTTTCCTAACCTCAGCAGAACAACATTTTATGGTGGGGTTACCAGTGACGTATTATGTGTTCACAGATTCACCAGAGAAAGTACCAAACATCACACTTGGGTctcacagaaacataaaagtTATCCCAGTGGAAAAGCACACGAGGTGGCAGGACATCTCTATGATGCGAATGAGGACAATATCAGAAGCTATAGAGTCAGAGATCCGTCACAGATTTTGTTATGTCTTCTGTTTTGATGTGGATCAGGAGTTTAAGGGGAGATTTGGGTCCGAAGCACTGGGTGATTCTGTGGCTTTGCTCCATGCCCACTTTTATAAATTACCACAGGCCCAGTTTACTTATGACAGAAATCCCAAATCTAAAGCCTTCATGGAAACTGGAGATTTCTACTACCATGCTGCTATCTTTGGAGGACTGTGGCAAAATGTAAAGGATCTGGTAGATGCCTGTTATCTGGGGATCATAGAGGATAAACTAAATAATGTGGAAGCTCTGTGGCACGATGAGAGCCATCTAAACAAGTACTTTTGGATTCATAAACCAAGCAAGCTGCTCTCTCCAGAGTACTGCTGGGACCAGAGCATTTGGGGCAAGCAGGATATACTTGTCACCCGCCTAGTGTGGGCACCAAAACATTATGACACACTTCGTAGTGGGTAG